AATGAAGCCAACAAGATCCCGCCAACGGGATTTTTCTTAGCCGGGGATCGGGGTTAGTACCTTATCTCCGGGCTTCTGCAAAAAACAACAAGAAAGTCTTGTGTAATTTGTGCAATCATTTGAAGTTCCATGATTTAGCGAGTGCGAAAATCGCGGGGTTTTGAGTGTGATGATGATTACGAAGACGATTACGATGACGATGACAAGCACGAGCGCGAGTACGAAGAGAAATTGGGTTGTGGGTGATACCCACGTCAGATATCTATGTGTATCTGCGTCATCGGCGGAAGGCCACGCGATCCACAGATGACGCAGATACACGCAGATGGAAAGCAGGGCATGGGTGTTCGGGCCAGGCGATTCCAAACTCGAATCCGCAGGTCAATGCTGTCCAAGAGGAAAAGCGACTACGGCAACGAGATCGCTTTGCGCAACAATCAATCGCTAAACAAACTCGATCAAATCATTTTTCGGCGGATGGACGCTGAGCGTTCCCAACCTGTATGATAACATTCGTAGTGGAAGCCAATCCGGGAGGTGTCAAGATGGAACAGTTTTTTTCGCGGCGTTCATTCATGAAAAGTACGGCGGTAGGGGCGGGTCTCGCGGCGCTGATGGAAGGAGCCGGCGCGGACGACAAACCGATTCAGGGCTTTGAGGATACCGGGAGCAACACGCGCACGGACAAGGCGTGGGAACCGGTTTCCGACCGTAAAATCCGCATGGGCATCGTGGGCTACGGCGTGTGCAAGTTCGGGGCGGCCTTTGAGCTGCAGAACCATCCCAATGTCGAGGTGGTCGCGGTCAGCGATCTCATTCCCGATCGCTGTGCGGAACTCGCGAAGGCCTGCCGATGCGCCAAAACCTATCCGTCGCTCGAGGAACTGGTCAAGGACGACGCGATCGAAGCCGTGTTCGTGGCGACGGACGCGCCCAGCCATGCTCGTCATTGCATGGATGTTCTCAAGCATGGCAAGCACGTGGCCAGCGCGGTGCCGGCGGTGTTCGGATCGCTCGAAGACGCGGATCGGCTGTATCAAGCCGTCAAAAAGTCCGGACTCAATTACATGATGTTCGAGACCAGCGCGTTCCATGACGACTGTTACGCGATGCGCGAGATCTACAAGGCGGGCGGATTCGGAGCGATGGTGTATTCCGAGGGCGAGTACTATCACTACATGGACACGCCGATCGATTCGTATAAAGGTTGGCGCGTGGGATTGCCTCCCCAATGGTATCCGACGCACTCGAACGCTTATTACACCTGTGTCACCGGTGGAAGTTTCACGGAAGTGTCGTGCATGGGCCTTCCGAGCGTCCTGCCGCATCTTCAACCCGGCAACAACCCGTACAAGAATCCCTACGGCACCGAGATTGCCCTGTTCCGCACAAGCGAGGGCGGAATGGCGCGGATGGCCGTCAGTTGGGATACGCCGGGGCACGGCGGCGAAATGGGGCGTGTCCGCGGGCAGAAAGGCTCGATGGTGAACGGGAAATACGATGGCGTCGCGGATATCGGCCCGGTGGTTCTTGCCAAGCCGCCGTTGCCGCCGTCGGTTGCGGCGGGTGGACACGGCGGTTCGCACGGCTATCTGGGCGACGAGTTTGTAATGTCCATTTTGCAGGCGCGCAAACCCCTGATTGACATTGCCTGGGCGCTGAACATGACGGTTTCGGGCATCGTCGCGCACCGGTCCGCGTTGAAAGACGGCGAACACTTGAAAATTCCCCAGTACACCCTGTAACCGATCTTCACGCAAGGCATGCGCGTTGGGCGCAACACGTTTCGGGACAGAGGACATAATAAGGGAGGAAACATCGCATGGCCACATCGGAAGAAGCCGCCGGTCAGGACGCCGGTTCATCAGGCATCACGCTCCACAAGATTCTGGCGTACGCGGTCAAGTATGGGGCGTCCGACATTCATCTCAAGGTGCCGCGCCCTCCGGCGGTGCGCATAGACGGGGTCATCCGTTTTATCGGCGACACCCCGCTGACTCAGGACGACATGTTGCGTTTTCTGGACGACATCCTGACGCCGGAACAAAAGGCGCGATTTCTCGAAGTCGGCGACGCGGACTGTGCGCTGGGCGTTCCCGGGTTGGGGCGCTTCCGGGTCAACTGCCTCAAGCAGCGCGGCACGGTGGGAATTGTTTTGCGCCATGTAAAAGGCAAGGCGCCCAATTTCGACATGCTCAACCTGCCCGAGGCCAGCATGATGAAAATCGTGGAGATGCGCCGCGGACTGGTTCTGGTGACCGGCACCACGGGCAGCGGGAAATCAACGACGCTTGCCGCCATCATAGACAAGATCAACCAGACGCGGCCGGATCACATCGTGACGCTTGAAGACCCGATCGAGTTTTTGCACACGGACAAGCGCAGCAGCATCACGCAGCGCGAGGTTTCGATCGATACGCGCGATTTCAAGACCGCTCTGCGCGCGGTGATGCGCGAGGATCCCGACGTAATCCTCATCGGCGAAATGCGCGACAACGAGACGTTCCAGGCGTGCATTTCCGCGGCGGAAACCGGCCACCTCGTGTTCAGCACGCTCCATACGACGAACGCCATGATGACCATTGATCGCATTCTCGACCTTTTTCCCGCCGAGCAGCACCAGCAGGTCCGATCGCAATTGGCTCTTCAGTTGCGCGCGCTGGTGGCGCAGCGGCTCGTCCCCTCGGCGGACGGCAAGGGGCGCGTGCCCGCCGTGGAGGTCATGTTCAACACGCCGGCCATCGCGGCGCTCATCCGGGAAAACCAGCTCAAGCTGATCGGCAATGCGATTGCCGGCGGGAAGGAAGACGGCATGCAGACGTTCAACATGAGCCTGGTGGATTTGGTGAACAGGAAATTGATCCGGCAGGAGGACGCCGAATTGGCCTCCGACAACCCCGACGAACTCAAAATGAACCTGCAAGGGATTTATTTGAGCCAGGGTCGCGGCGGCATCCTGAAACGATAACGGGGATGCAGGATCAAGGACGAAGGACGAAAAGGACATTTGCGGGAAAAAGAGAGAGTTCTTTGAACCTTTTGTCCTTTGTGTCCCCAAATCTTGCCTGCCATCCCATGCTGAGGATATCGCAATGAAACACACCGTTTCGTGTCTGGTGCAAAACCGGCGCGGGGTGCTCGCGCAGGTAAGCGAGGCCTTTGCGGCCAAGGGCATCAACATTGAAAGCCTGGCCGTGGCGGAAACCGAGGACCCCGACGTCAGCCGCGCCACGATCGTCGTTACGGGCGACGACGCGACCGTGGCCGAGGCGGAGCGGCAGTGCCGGTCGCTCGAGGTGGTCATTCGGTTGGAAGACTTGGCCAGCGAGGAGTTTCACGCCCGCGAACTGATGCTCGTGAAACTGCGCGTCACACCCGGCGCGATTCCAAGCATCATGCAGGCGGCGGAACTGTTTCAGGCGCGCGTTATCGGCATGAGCGACCGCACGATTACGCTTGAATTGGCGGGTGAACACCGTGCGATCGACGGATTCCTCAAGTTGGTGCGTCCGTGGGGCATTGTCTCGCTGGCCCGGAGCGGTTTGATTGCGGTTTCCGCCCACGACGAAGAGGATCATTCGCCCGAAACAAGGGGAAGCGCGGCATGACGCGCCCGCCCGTCCGTTCGTTCGACGAACTGGTGCGCCGCGCCCGGCGCACGCCCGCACCGCGCATGGCGGTGGCTGCGGCGGGCGAGGCCGCGGTTCTTGTCGCCGCCGCCAACGCCATGCGGGAAGGGCTGGTGCGTCCGGTTTTGATCGGAGAGGGCAAACGCATTCGCGCCATCGCGGAAGAACATGCCGTGGATTTGCACGGCATGGACATCGTCGAGGCGCCGGACACGGCCGCGGCCTGCGCCATGGCTGTCCAACTCATGCACGAGGGAGAGGCCGGCCTCGTGATGAAGGGACTCGTGACGACGAAAGATTTCGTGCGGGCCATACTCAACCACGAATTCGGCCTCCGGCGCGACCGGCCCCTGAGCCATGTCGCCGTGATCGAG
The sequence above is drawn from the Candidatus Hydrogenedentota bacterium genome and encodes:
- a CDS encoding Gfo/Idh/MocA family oxidoreductase, with translation MKSTAVGAGLAALMEGAGADDKPIQGFEDTGSNTRTDKAWEPVSDRKIRMGIVGYGVCKFGAAFELQNHPNVEVVAVSDLIPDRCAELAKACRCAKTYPSLEELVKDDAIEAVFVATDAPSHARHCMDVLKHGKHVASAVPAVFGSLEDADRLYQAVKKSGLNYMMFETSAFHDDCYAMREIYKAGGFGAMVYSEGEYYHYMDTPIDSYKGWRVGLPPQWYPTHSNAYYTCVTGGSFTEVSCMGLPSVLPHLQPGNNPYKNPYGTEIALFRTSEGGMARMAVSWDTPGHGGEMGRVRGQKGSMVNGKYDGVADIGPVVLAKPPLPPSVAAGGHGGSHGYLGDEFVMSILQARKPLIDIAWALNMTVSGIVAHRSALKDGEHLKIPQYTL
- a CDS encoding type IV pilus twitching motility protein PilT: MATSEEAAGQDAGSSGITLHKILAYAVKYGASDIHLKVPRPPAVRIDGVIRFIGDTPLTQDDMLRFLDDILTPEQKARFLEVGDADCALGVPGLGRFRVNCLKQRGTVGIVLRHVKGKAPNFDMLNLPEASMMKIVEMRRGLVLVTGTTGSGKSTTLAAIIDKINQTRPDHIVTLEDPIEFLHTDKRSSITQREVSIDTRDFKTALRAVMREDPDVILIGEMRDNETFQACISAAETGHLVFSTLHTTNAMMTIDRILDLFPAEQHQQVRSQLALQLRALVAQRLVPSADGKGRVPAVEVMFNTPAIAALIRENQLKLIGNAIAGGKEDGMQTFNMSLVDLVNRKLIRQEDAELASDNPDELKMNLQGIYLSQGRGGILKR
- the ilvN gene encoding acetolactate synthase small subunit → MKHTVSCLVQNRRGVLAQVSEAFAAKGINIESLAVAETEDPDVSRATIVVTGDDATVAEAERQCRSLEVVIRLEDLASEEFHARELMLVKLRVTPGAIPSIMQAAELFQARVIGMSDRTITLELAGEHRAIDGFLKLVRPWGIVSLARSGLIAVSAHDEEDHSPETRGSAA